The following DNA comes from Cellulophaga sp. HaHa_2_95.
CTGTTCTATAAGAACCTTCTAAGTAAAGGAAGTTATCATACCCTAAGCTAGCTCTAATATATTCACCATCTACCATTCTAGTAGCTTCATACTCTGTAGGTGCTTCAATAGAACTTACACTGTTTGATAAAGCATATAGTCCAGCTAAGCTTAATCCTCCGTTAGATTCGGCAAATATGCTGTTGGTCTTGTTTCTTCTAAGGTTAACACCAACAGTACCTTCTAAGCTTAATTTTTCACTAAGATATTTGTTGAAATTCAACATGAAATCATAGTTGTATTCTGCAACGTTGTTATTGTATCTTGAGTAAGAAGCAACATCTGCACTTCCAACATTTATTCTTTCCTCTTGTAATGCAGCGTAGGTATCAAAAGAGAATCTACCCATAGCATTTAACCAATCTGTAATCTCATAATCAAGCGCAAAGTTACCAAAGTATCTATTTCTAGTATCTGATTGGTAATTTTCGTAGAAAGTCCAGTAAGGGTTGTCAGAGTAGATAGGAGAAAGATTATCAGGACCGTTAGGGTTCCAAGTGATGTTTTCTCTAGTGTCAAAATATGCTTCTTTTTGTTCCGCATAGTCAACGTTCATTTGATTCCACTGTCTGAATTGTTGCATAATGTTCCCAGAACTATATCCTGTTCCATTTCTACCTTTACCATCTGTTTTCACAAAGTTAAAGTAAGCAGAAGCAGTTAATTTATCTGTTAAATCATGAGATCCACTAAAAGAAATGGTATTTCTTTTTAATAGAGCTATTAGGAAGGTTACCACTTTGAGTTAAATTAGTTACCCCTAATCTAAAACTACTTGTTTCTGTACCACCGTCTAAAGCAAAAGAATTAACAGCCGTAGTACTAGTGCCCCAAACATAATTTGGATTGTTAGCACCAGCAACATAAGGAGTCGCTTGTTGGTAAGTATCTAATTGTGGGTAAATTGAATTCCATTGATACACCAATAAATTAGGATCAAAAGCTGCACCATAAGAAGCATCTTCTGTGAAAGGAGTTGTTAAGTCATCAATACCATCACCATCTACATCGTAAAGGTTAAAATACCCATCTGCAGAATCATAATAAGGACCGTAACCTGCTCCGTATTTATCTTGGTATTTTACAAGCGTTTCTTTGTCAGCACTTCCTAAAGTAATGCTAGAAGAAACTGTTACACCAATACCTTTATTTTTTTTACCTTTTTTTGTAGTAATCATTACCACCCCATTAGAAGCTCTAGAGCCATATAATGCAGTAGCGGCAGCACCTTTAAGTACGTTTATGGAAGCAATATCATCTGGATTTATATCAGATGCAGCATTACCGTAATCAAAACCACCAGTACCACTTTGTTGTCCTGTGGTATTTGTGTTTCCGTTATCAATAGGAATGCCATCTACAACGAATAACGCTTGATTGTTTCCAGAGATAGAATTGTTACCTCTAATTACTACGTTAGTAGATCCACCAAAGTTACCTGAAGATTTAATGCTCAAACCTGCAACTTTACCCGATAAAGAGTTTACAAAGTTATTACTCTTAACGGCAGATACCGCATCACCCTTAACTTCTTGAGTGGCATAGCCAAGAGATTTTTTCTCTCTTTTAATACCTAAAGCAGTAACTACAATTTCATCAAGTGCTTGGGCGTCTTCAACCATAGTAACGTTGATTGATGAAGTAGCTCCAATGATTTTTGAAATTTCTTTTTGACCTACGTAGGTAAAAACTAAGGTTTGGCCTTCGGTTCCTTTAATAGTATACATACCATCAAAATCTGTTTGCGTACCGTTATTTGTACCTGACACCAGGATGTTTACTCCAGGTAATGGGACACCTTGTTGATCGGTGACCGTACCTGAAATCGTCTTTTCTTGTGCAAATGTTAAATGCACAACAAACGCTAAAAGAAGCGTAAAGATTCCATTTAATTTTGTTTTCATTATTATGTTATTAGAATTAGTTGGCGGCGAAAGTGATAATTCCATGTTAATTATCCTAAATTTATTAATATAATTTTATGGTTATAATTAATTTCTATGGATGTATCTTTCTCGAGCACGTGTTTTTGTTAATAATTCAAAATATCAACTATTTTTTGCTAAATGTTAAATTCGCAGTCCCTTTTGTTAAAAATGTAAACTTTTTTCATTTTTAAGTAATTCTTTCATAGAAAATTGACCCTCTGTACTAATTCGCATAATTTGTGTTCTTCTATGGGTTTGTTTTCACTAATAGCTTCTTTTAAAGTTTTTTATGTATATATCAAAAAAAAAACCACCTCGTCAGAGGTGGTTTTATAAATGTAAATTTAATAATGTCTTTAATCTTCAAATGCCCAAATGTCATTATCTAATAAATGGCCTCCTTGGTTACTAATAGCGGCTTCGTATGAAGCGGTATTAGATAGACGCTCTGAATCTGGATATAAAAATCTTCTCGGTACAATACCGCTTGGGTTACTACCATTTGCTCCTTCTGGATTTGCTACAAGCGCAGGAAAACCTGTTCTTCTATAATCATTCCAGCTTTCAATTGGTGCAGCACCATACATTGCTTTGTATTTTTCTATAATAATAGTTTCTAAGTCTGTACCAGTAACAGTTGCTAAATATGCTGTAATATCAGCAGGTGCTATACCTATAAACTCCATATTAGCAGTAATGGCATCTTGTAAAGCTACAGATGGATCCCCACCTGTTCTTAATAATGCTTCTGCTTCAATAAATTTAAGCTCCGAATACGAGATTAATGGACTAGGAGAACTATACTGAGCCCAGAATAATTCTGTATTTCCATTTTCGAAAAATAGTTGATCACCATCTACATTTGGTGTCATGAACTTAGTTTTTCTAGGATCATTATCCATTAAGTTATCAAAGAAAGGATCGATAATCAAAGTGTTTGGTCTCTGAATTCCAAAAAGAGCCAGCGGATTACCTCCATTTGGAGTTCCTTCAAATTGAAAGATAGGAGAGTCGTCGTTAGAGCTAAATGCTAGTGAAACTTCACTTAATGCTTTTTCGGAAGCAGTTGCATCTCTTTTAGTTAATTGCATGTAATATCTTGCTTTTAACGCATGAGCAACAGCAATCCAATCTGTAGCAGCAACTAGGTCACCTAATGGACCTTCTGGATCTGTCTGTCCAAAATCAGCAATAGCTTCATCTAGTAAATTCTGTATGGAAGCGTATATTTCTTCTTGAGAATCATAAGTTGGTGCTAAATTATCAGAACCTAAGAATGCATCGCTGTAAGGAATGTCTCCAAAGCAATTTGTAGTTAGACCTAAATTCGCTGCCATATAGATTTTAGCAAGACCTCTAGTGTGAATATTCTCTCCGGTAGCGTTAGCTCTTTCTATCATATCTGCACAATCTCTCATAGATCCGGTATATAATCCGAATTCCCAAACATCAGAAAGAGATGATTCTGGTATTGCGTATTGCGTAAATGCTACTTGTTGTGCATCAAAACCAATGAATTGTTGTGTTACGATACCAGCTAATCTTCCGGCAGAAGCTACAATATTTCTGTGGGTTTGAGTTTGCATCGTAGGAGTTATAGCAACTAAGCTAACATTTTCGCCTCCTGGTCTTCCTGGATCTAAATTAGTGTCTCCGAAATCATCACATGATGATAATATAATACCTAGAAATACTGGAATTATAATTTTATAATATTTTTTCATTATTTTTTTTTTAGAATGATACTCTTATTGCTAATGAATAACTTTGTGTTTGCGGTTGGTTGAAGTAATCTAAACCAATCCCGTTTGAATCACCTGTAAGGTTAGTTTCAGGGTCAATACCAGGGTAATCTGTTTGTACCCATAAGTTTCTACCTGCAGCAGTAAGTGAGAAAGAATCTAGTCCTATTTTAGAGATAAGTTCCGTTGGCAATGAATATGTCAAAGCTACTTCTCTTAATTTAATGAAAGATCCATCATATACATAATCTTCAGATACACCGCCAAATCCATAACGCACCCATCTGTTAGCGCCGAGTCCTCCAGCAGGATCAGCATAGGCAACCGCTGTTGTGTTAGGTTGTCCATCAGATTGTCTTACGCCATCTACCACATACGATCCGTTTCTTAATTCACCAGTTGCTTTAGATACACCAAAGTAATCAAGAATTCCGCATGTACCACACCAAACATCTCCACCTTCACGGTAGTCAATAAGCGCAGTTAAACTAAGGTTCTTATAAGAGAATGTGTTTCTCAATCCTAAAGTGAAATCTGGGATTGGATCACCAATCACACCGCTTGTAGGGTCAGCAATAGCAAGGCCATCATCGTCAACTAATTGATTTCCATTTTCATCTCTCAACCATCTGCTACCGAAAATGGCACCATAGGATTCACCTGGAACGGCTCTAGAAGAGGTGGAAGTAAATCCATTTAGTAAAATTGGCTCAATACCATCAACTAACGATTCTACTACGTTTTCATATTTTGTAAAATTCACATTCAAGTCCCAGTTGAAATTTTCGCTTCTTACAGGATTTATTGTAGAAGAAATTTCCCATCCATTGTTAGAAATTACACCAGCGTTGATTGTTCTGTTAGTGTATCCTGTAGTTGCAGGTTGGCTAACTTGTATGATCTGATCTTTTGTTTCTTTATCATAGTAAGTAACATCTAAGGTTAATCTACTTTGGAAGAATTTAAACTCAGCACCAACTTCCCATTCCGTTGTCTCTTCAGGTCTTAATTCACTATTTCCAAGAAGACTAGATCTCTCAAAAGCAACACTTGAGAAAAGAGGGAAGACATTAGGGTCAATAAAACCATCACCACCTACAGAACCTGCTTGGTAGTAAGTGTTTGTAGCGAATGTGTCTGCGTCGTTTCCAGTTTTACCATAAGAACCACGTAACTTACCATAGTTGAACCATTGACTGTCATTTAGTAATTCAGAAAATACAAAACTTGTACCTATACTATAACTCTGAAAGCTATTATTGTCAGCTGGTAATGTAGAAGACCAGTCATTTCTAAATGATGCATTTGTAAATAGCATGTTGTCATATCCAAAAGTAACTTGACTCAAAAAGGCCTTAAGTTCTTTTTGATCAAATAATTCTAAATTAGTTTGCGAAGCAGAGTTAGAAACGTGGAAGAATCCAGGTATAGTTAATCCAAAACCGTCAGTTCTTCTAATATTGTTTCTTTTTCTATATTGATCAACACCTATAGTAGCGCCAAAACTGGTTTTCTCACCAAAGTCTTTGTTTACAATCGCAAGCAATTGTGTAGAGATATCTTCGTTACTTTCATCTCTCGTAATTACTTGACCATTAGAATCTGTAGCAGATCCTATGTCAATTCCTTGTAATCTAGAATCAGTAAATCTGTCATAACCATAAGTACCTCTAAACGTTAGCCAATCGGTAGCAGTGTATTCAAATTGTAAATTTCCTATAAATCTATTCACATCATCAAAAGAAGGGTTTTTTGCTACGGTCCAATATGGGTTATCGTAGATACCTGCCCTGTAGCTTCTCTGTGAGCCATCTGGAGCAACATAAGTAGACTCTGTACTTGCAGCTTCCCCAGCTGTTAGGCCGTTACCGTTGTCAAATGTAGGTGTCGTCCTAAGTAAACCAAGCATAATTCCTGAGATATTTGAACCACGTTGTACTCTACGTCCGCCAGAATTTACATATGTTCCGCTAGCTGAAAGTGTTAGTTTTTCGCTTAGATCGGCAGATATGTTTGCTCTAAAAGATTTTCTTCCAAATTTTTCTGTTGGAGATATACCGGTTTGGTCCATTTTACCTCCAGATACAAAATATTTAACAGATTCAGTTCCTCCACTTATAGATACGTTAAGGTCTGAAAGTATACCTGTTTTAAAGAAACTTAGGTTGTCATAAGCTTTAGCAGGGTTTCCATTTCCTGTTCCAGTAGGAACAAGTCTTCCATTAGTATCATATGGGTACGATGAATCTCCGTCAAATTCTAAAGAAGAGATTGCTGGTCCCCAGCTAAATCCTTCAAAGGTATCTGGACCTCTCCATGTACGAACACCTTCAACGGCTCTACCTTGGGCATATTCATTTTGTAATTCCGGAAAACTACTTGCTCTTGTAAAAGCAACATTAGAAGTTACAACAACTTTTGGCTTACCTGATTTACCTGACTTTGTGGTTATAAGAATAACACCATTAGCGGCTCTTAATCCGTAAAGTGTCTGTGCAGCTACACCTTTTAATATAGAAATAGATGCTATATCATTTTGATTAATATCTATTCCACGATTAGAGTTGTCCGTTCCTCCAGTGCCATTACCTGATGAGCTATTATCGATAGGAACTCCATCAATAACAAACAGAGGGCTGTTATTTCTATTAATTGAAGTACTACCACGAACTCTTATGTTTGCAGATGCTCCAACTGATCCTGATGAAGCTGTAACTTGAACACCCGCTGCCTTTGAAGAAAGAGCACTAGCGATATTGACTTCATTAGAGTTTTCAATTTGATCTGCTTCTACAGTTTGTACGGAATAAGATAACTCTCTAGGTTTAGATTTTATACCTAATGCTGTTACTACAACTTCCTGAAGTGCTTGGGCATCTTCAGTCATTTGTATGTTGATGATTGATGAGCTACCGATTAATTTTTGAGAGTCTTTCTGACCAACATAAGTGAATAAAAGATTTTGACCTGGGCTACCTTTAATAGTGTATAAGCCATCAAAATCTGTTTGAGTACCATTTGTTGTTCCAATTACGACAATGTTAACGCCGGGTAGTGGAAGACCGTCTTGATCTGTAACTGTACCCGAAATCGTCTTTTCTTGTGCAAATGTTAAATGCACAACAAACGCTAATAGAAGCGTAAGGATTCCATTTCCTTTTGTTTTCATTATTTTTATATTTGAATTAGTTACCGCTAAAATCTTAATTTATTGTTAATAAACCTAAATTTTTTAATAATTTTTTAAGAAAATAGCTGCTTCATGTTAATTCTTGCATAATATGTACTCTATTCTGTATTATCTCGTGCTATTTGGATAGATGTAGCTATCTATTTTTCTTTAAAATTTTGGTCAAATAAATTTGGATATTGGGATCGTAAATTGAATTAAATCAAATAAAAATGATTAACTATTTGAATTAATGGGAATTATTACTACATTTGCCGACCCTTAAAAAAGGGTAAGTTATATATATAGATACAATTATAGTATGCCAACAATTTCACAATTAGTAAGAAAAGGAAGGGCCACGATTACTAAGAAGAGTAAATCGGCTGCTTTGGATTCTTGTCCTCAGAGAAGAGGGGTTTGTACTCGTGTTTACACAACTACACCTAAAAAACCAAATTCTGCAATGCGTAAAGTAGCAAGGGTTAGGTTAACAAATGGTAAGGAAGTAAATGCATACATCCCTGGAGAAGGACATAATCTTCAAGAGCACTCGATAGTATTAGTAAGGGGCGGAAGAGTTAAGGATTTACCAGGTGTTAGGTATCATATCGTTAGAGGTGCTTTGGATACAGCAGGTGTTGCTGGAAGAACTCAACGTAGATCTAAGTATGGTGCTAAAAGACCTAAGAAGTAATCAAGCTTTAAACAGAAACAATGAGAAAAAAACAGGCTAAAAAGAGACCTCTTTTACCAGATCCAAGATTTAATGATCAGTTAGTGACGCGTTTTGTTAACATGATGATGTGGGATGGTAAGAAGTCTATAGCGTACAAAGTATTTTACGATGCTATTGATATCGTAGAGGAAAAGAAAACAGACGAAGAAAAAACTGCTCTAGAGATTTGGAAAGATGCTCTTTCTAATGTAATGCCTCATGTAGAGGTAAGAAGTAGAAGAGTTGGGGGTGCTACATTCCAAATTCCGATGCAGATTAGACCAGATAGAAAAATATCAACAGCTATGAAGTGGTTAATTAGTTATGCTCGTAAGAGAAACGAGAAAGCTATGTCACAAAAATTAGCTGGTGAAATTTTAGCAGCTGCGAAAGAAGAGGGTGCTGCAGTCAAGAAAAGAACAGATACTCACAAAATGGCAGAAGCTAATAAAGCTTTCTCTCACTTTAGATTTTAATTATCAGAAATGTCAAGAGATTTAAAATTTACTAGAAATATAGGTATTGCTGCTCATATTGATGCGGGGAAAACAACTACTACTGAACGTATATTGTTTTATACGGGTGTAAGTCATAAAATTGGAGAAGTGCATGATGGTGCTGCTACAATGGACTGGATGGAGCAGGAGCAGGAGCGTGGTATAACTATTACCTCTGCAGCTACAACATGTACGTGGAATTTCCCGATGAAAAATGGGGAGAAAATTGATGAAACTAAGCCGTATCATTTTAATATTATTGATACTCCTGGCCACGTTGATTTTACGGTTGAAGTAAACCGTTCTTTGCGTGTGCTTGATGGTTTGGTTTTCTTGTTTAGTGCAGTTGATGGTGTAGAGCCTCAGTCTGAAACTAACTGGAGACTTGCTGATAATTACAAAGTTCCAAGAATGGGCTTTGTGAATAAAATGGATAGACAGGGTTCTAACTTCTTGATGGTTTGTAAGCAAATTAAAGAGATGTTGAAATCTAATGCTGTTCCAATAGTTTTACCAATAGGTGATGAGGCTGACTTTAGAGGTGTTGTTGATTTGGTTAAGAATAGAGCTATTGTATGGCATGAAGATAACTTTGGGGCAACTTTTGATGTAGTTGATATTCCTGAAGAAATGAAAGCAGAAGTTAGAGAGTATAGAGCTAACTTGATTGAGGCTGTTGCTGAGTATGATGATACTTTGATGGAGAAATTCTTTGAAGATGAAAATTCTATTACTGAGGATGAAGTGCATGCTGCTTTAAGAGCTGCAGTTATGGATATGAGTATCATACCTATGATTTGTGGTTCATCATTTAAAAATAAAGGTGTTCAGTTTTTATTAGATGCTGTTTGTCGTTACTTGCCTTCTCCGTTGGATAAGGATGCAATTACGGGTACAGATCCTGATACTGAATTGCCAATTACTAGAAAGCCGGATGTAAAGGAGCCGTTTGCTGCCTTGGCTTTTAAAATTGCAACTGATCCTTTTGTGGGTCGTTTAGCATTCTTTAGAGCGTATTCTGGTAGATTAGATGCTGGTTCTTATGTGTTGAATAATCGTTCAGGTAATAAGGAGCGTATTTCTAGAATATACCAAATGCATGCTAACAAGCAAAATGCAATTGATTATATCGAAGCTGGAGATATAGGTGCTGCTGTAGGTTTTAAGGATATTAAAACTGGTGATACGTTATCTTCTGAGAAACATCCTATTGTTTTGGAGAGTATGGACTTCCCTGATCCAGTTATTGGTATTGCGGTAGAGCCTAAAACCAAGGCAGATGTTGATAAGTTAGGAATGGCTTTGGCTAAACTTTCTGAGGAAGATCCTACATTTACAGCTAGAACAGATGAGGCTTCTGGTCAGACAATTATATCAGGAATGGGTGAGCTTCACTTAGATATTATTGTAGATCGTTTAAGACGTGAATTTAAAGTTGAAGTTAATCAAGGTCAACCTCAAGTTGAGTACAAAGAGGCTTTAACTAAAACCGCTGGTCATAGAGAAACTTATAAAAAGCAATCTGGTGGTCGTGGTAAGTTTGGTGATATTGTATTTGAGATGGGTCCTGCTGATGATGATTTCGAAGGAACTGGTTTACAGTTTGTTGATCAAATCAAAGGGGGGCGTATTCCAAAAGAATTTATTCCTTCGGTTCAAAAAGGTTTTACAGCTGCAATGAAGGCGGGTCCTCTAGCAGGTTATGAAATGGATCGTATGAAAGTTGTTTTGACGGATGGATCTTTCCACCCTGTGGATTCTGATGCATTATCTTTTGAATTAGCTGCAAAAATGGGTTATAAAGCTGCTGGTAAAGCTGCTGGAGCCGTAATTATGGAGCCTATTATGAAAATTGAAGCTTTAACACCTGAAGAAAACATGGGTGATATTGTTGGAGATTTAAACAGAAGAAGAGGTACTATTACTAATATGAGTGATAGAGCTGGTGCTAAAGTGATAAAAGGTGAAGTTCCATTATCGGAAATGTTTGGTTACGTTACGGCGTTAAGAACAATGTCTTCTGGTAGAGCGACATCAACAATGGAATTTTCACATTATGCGGAGACACCTTCAAATATTTCTGAAGAGGTAATCAAAGCAGCAAAAGGTTTAACCGCTTAATTTTACGAAAATGAGTCAAAAAATTAGAATAAAACTAAAATCATACGACTATAATTTAGTGGATAAGTCTGCTGAAAAAATAGTTAAAACTGTAAAGACTACAGGAGCTGTTGTTACTGGTCCAATTCCATTACCAACACATAAGAAAATATTTACTGTATTGCGTTCTCCTCACGTTAACAAAAAGTCGAGAGAGCAATTTCAATTAAGTTCTTATAAGAGGCTTCTTGATATTTATAGTTCTTCTTCAAAAACAATTGACGCTTTAATGAAATTAGAGTTGCCAAGTGGTGTTGAAGTAGAGATAAAAGTATAATTATACTTGTAAGCAATTTGTATTGCGAGTAACATGTCCCGAGCGTTTCGCGAAGGAAAAACGGAAAAATAAAATCAGGGTCGATTTATTTTGACCCTTTTTTTCAGTTCAAAATTGAGAGTTAATAAAAGTAAATACTAATTAATTAAATTAAATATGTCTGGGTTAATAGGAAAGAAAGTAGGCATGACTAGTATTTTCGATGAAAATGGAAAGAATATTCCATGTACAGTAATCGAACTAGGTCCATGTGTAGTTACCCAAGTCAGAACCGAAGAGGTAGACGGGTATAGTGCCCTTCAATTAGGTTTCGATGACAAGGCAGAAAAACGTGCTAATAAGGCTGAATCAGGTCATTTTAAAAAAGCAGGTGTTTCTCCTAAGAAAAAAGTCGTTGAATTCCGTGATTTTGAAGGTGATTACAAATTAGGAGACACTATTGGTGTTGATTTATTTGTAGAAGGTGAATTTGTAGATGCTATTGGTATCTCAAAAGGAAAAGGTTTTCAGGGTGTTGTTAAGAGACATGGCTTTGCCGGTGTTGGACAAGCAACTCACGGTCAACATAACAGACTAAGAGCTCCTGGTTCTGTAGGTGCTGCTTCTTATCCTGCGAGAGTATTCAAGGGTATGAAGATGGCCGGAAGAATGGGTACTGATAAAGTAACTGTTCAAAACCTAAAGGTTTTAAAAGTAGTTCCAGAAAAAAATCTTTTAGTATTAAAAGGTTGTGTGCCTGGTCATAAGAACGCTTACGTAACTATTGAGAAGTAATGAAGGTAGCAGTTTTAGATATTAAAGGAAAAGAAACAGGTAGAAGCATAGAGCTTTCTGATGCTGTTTACGGTATAGAGCCAAATAAGCATGCTGTTTATTTAGACGTTAAACAATATTTAGCGCACCAGAGACAAGGTACGCATAAGTCTAAAGAAAGAGCTGAAATAGCTGGTAGTACAAGAAAAATAAAGAAACAAAAGGGAACAGGTACTGCTCGTGCGGGTAGTATTAAATCTCCAGTTTTTAGAGGTGGTGGTCGTATTTTTGGCCCAAGACCAAAAGATTATAAGCAAAAATTAAATAAGAATTTAAAACGTTTAGCTAGAAAATCTGCTTTAAGTATCAAGTCAAGTGAAAAAGCGATTTTAGTAGTTGAGGATTTTAATTTTGATGCTCCAAAAACAAAAGATTTTAAGAATGTTTTGAAGTCATTAGGCTTGGAAAATAAAAAATCTTTATTTGTGTTGGGTGATTCAAATAATAATGTATATTTGTCGTCACGCAATTTGAAAGGGTCTGAAGTTGTAACTAACTCAGATTTAAGCACTTATAAAATTTTAAATGCTAATAATATTGTGCTTCTAGAAGGTTCTTTAGAAGGAATTGAGTCTAACTTAACTAAACAATAAGAACATGAGTGTGTTGATAAAGCCAATTATAACAGAAAAAATGACTTCAGATAGTGAGTTGTACAATCGTTATGGCTTCATTGTAAACCCTAAGGCGAACAAGCTTCAGATTAAAGAAGCTGTTGAATCTACTTACGGAGTTTCAGTTGAGAAAGTTAGAACTATGAATTACGGGCCTTCAAGAAAGACTCGTTACACGAAAACCGGAGTGCAACATGGTAAATCTAATGCTTATAAGAAAGCAATAGTACAGGTTTCTGAAGGGGATATAATCGATTATTACAGTAATCTATAATTAAGACTAAAGACAAAAAATGTCAGTTAGAAAATTAAAACCAATCACTCCAGGACAGCGTTTTAGAGTAGTAAACGGATTCGACGCGATTACTACTGATAAGCCGGAGAAGAGCTTGCTTGCTCCGTTAAAAAAGTCCGGAGGTAGAAACAGTCAAGGAAAGATGACTATCCAGCACAGAGGTGGTGGTCATAAGAGAAGGTATCGTTTGATAGATTTCAAAAGAGACAAGCAAGGAGTTGCTGGTGTCATTGATTCTATTCAGTATGATCCTAATAGAACAGCATTCGTAGCTTTAGTTAATTATGCTGATGGAGAGAAAAGATACGTAATAGCACAAAACGGAATGCAAGTGGGTCAGGAGATTTCTTCTGGTGCAGATGCCACTCCTGAAATTGGAAATGCACTTCCTTTAAGTGCTATTCCTTTAGGTACTATTATTTCTTGTATAGAACTACGTCCAGGACAAGGTGCTGTTATGGCAAGAAGTGCTGGTACATTTGCTCAATTAATGGCTAGAGATGGTAAGTTTGCTACGGTAAAACTTCCTTCGGGTGAAACTAGATTGATTCTAGTTTTATGTTTAGCTACAATTGGGGCGGTATCTAATTCTGATCATCAATTACTTGTTTCTGGTAAAGCCGGTAGAAGTAGATGGTTAGGTAGAAGACCAAGAACAAGACCGGTTGCAATGAACCCTGTCGATCACCCAATGGGTGGTGGTGAAGGTAGAGCTTCAGGTGGTCACCCAAGATCTAAGAACGGTATACCTGCTAAAGGTTATAGAACTCGTTCTAAGACTAAGGCTACAAATAGATATATATTAGAACGTAGAAAGAAATAAAAAGTAGAAAGAAATGGCACGTTCACTAAAAAAAGGACCTTACGTTCACTTTAGTTTAGAAAAGAAAGTTCAACAGAATATAGATTCTGGTAAAAAGACTGTAGTTAAGACTTGGTCAAGAGCTTCAATGATAACACCAGATTTCGTTGGTCAAACTATCGCTGTTCATAATGGTAGACAATTTGTTCCTGTATATGTTACAGAGAATATGGTTGGTCATAAATTAGGAGAATTTTCACCAACTAGATCTTTTAGAGGTCATGGTGGTTCGAAAAATAAAGGAAAAAAGTAAGCTATGGGAGTTCGTAAAAAACAAATGGCCGAAAGAATAAAGGCAGAGAAAAAGCAAATTGCTTTTGCGAAATTGAATAATTGTCCAACTTCACCAAGAAAGATGCGTTTAGTAGCTGATTTGGTAAGAGGGGTTCAAGTGGAAAAAGCACTGGCAATTTTAAAATTCAATTCTAAAGAAGCTTCTCGTAAATTAGAGAAATTGCTTTTATCAGCTATTGCAAACTGGCAGGCTAAAAATGAAGATGCTAGTATAGAAGATGCTGACCTTTTTATTAAAGAGATAAGAGTTGAT
Coding sequences within:
- the rpsG gene encoding 30S ribosomal protein S7, with protein sequence MRKKQAKKRPLLPDPRFNDQLVTRFVNMMMWDGKKSIAYKVFYDAIDIVEEKKTDEEKTALEIWKDALSNVMPHVEVRSRRVGGATFQIPMQIRPDRKISTAMKWLISYARKRNEKAMSQKLAGEILAAAKEEGAAVKKRTDTHKMAEANKAFSHFRF
- the rpsS gene encoding 30S ribosomal protein S19, encoding MARSLKKGPYVHFSLEKKVQQNIDSGKKTVVKTWSRASMITPDFVGQTIAVHNGRQFVPVYVTENMVGHKLGEFSPTRSFRGHGGSKNKGKK
- the rplW gene encoding 50S ribosomal protein L23; this encodes MSVLIKPIITEKMTSDSELYNRYGFIVNPKANKLQIKEAVESTYGVSVEKVRTMNYGPSRKTRYTKTGVQHGKSNAYKKAIVQVSEGDIIDYYSNL
- the rplB gene encoding 50S ribosomal protein L2, which gives rise to MSVRKLKPITPGQRFRVVNGFDAITTDKPEKSLLAPLKKSGGRNSQGKMTIQHRGGGHKRRYRLIDFKRDKQGVAGVIDSIQYDPNRTAFVALVNYADGEKRYVIAQNGMQVGQEISSGADATPEIGNALPLSAIPLGTIISCIELRPGQGAVMARSAGTFAQLMARDGKFATVKLPSGETRLILVLCLATIGAVSNSDHQLLVSGKAGRSRWLGRRPRTRPVAMNPVDHPMGGGEGRASGGHPRSKNGIPAKGYRTRSKTKATNRYILERRKK
- the fusA gene encoding elongation factor G, coding for MSRDLKFTRNIGIAAHIDAGKTTTTERILFYTGVSHKIGEVHDGAATMDWMEQEQERGITITSAATTCTWNFPMKNGEKIDETKPYHFNIIDTPGHVDFTVEVNRSLRVLDGLVFLFSAVDGVEPQSETNWRLADNYKVPRMGFVNKMDRQGSNFLMVCKQIKEMLKSNAVPIVLPIGDEADFRGVVDLVKNRAIVWHEDNFGATFDVVDIPEEMKAEVREYRANLIEAVAEYDDTLMEKFFEDENSITEDEVHAALRAAVMDMSIIPMICGSSFKNKGVQFLLDAVCRYLPSPLDKDAITGTDPDTELPITRKPDVKEPFAALAFKIATDPFVGRLAFFRAYSGRLDAGSYVLNNRSGNKERISRIYQMHANKQNAIDYIEAGDIGAAVGFKDIKTGDTLSSEKHPIVLESMDFPDPVIGIAVEPKTKADVDKLGMALAKLSEEDPTFTARTDEASGQTIISGMGELHLDIIVDRLRREFKVEVNQGQPQVEYKEALTKTAGHRETYKKQSGGRGKFGDIVFEMGPADDDFEGTGLQFVDQIKGGRIPKEFIPSVQKGFTAAMKAGPLAGYEMDRMKVVLTDGSFHPVDSDALSFELAAKMGYKAAGKAAGAVIMEPIMKIEALTPEENMGDIVGDLNRRRGTITNMSDRAGAKVIKGEVPLSEMFGYVTALRTMSSGRATSTMEFSHYAETPSNISEEVIKAAKGLTA
- the rplD gene encoding 50S ribosomal protein L4, whose amino-acid sequence is MKVAVLDIKGKETGRSIELSDAVYGIEPNKHAVYLDVKQYLAHQRQGTHKSKERAEIAGSTRKIKKQKGTGTARAGSIKSPVFRGGGRIFGPRPKDYKQKLNKNLKRLARKSALSIKSSEKAILVVEDFNFDAPKTKDFKNVLKSLGLENKKSLFVLGDSNNNVYLSSRNLKGSEVVTNSDLSTYKILNANNIVLLEGSLEGIESNLTKQ
- the rpsJ gene encoding 30S ribosomal protein S10; its protein translation is MSQKIRIKLKSYDYNLVDKSAEKIVKTVKTTGAVVTGPIPLPTHKKIFTVLRSPHVNKKSREQFQLSSYKRLLDIYSSSSKTIDALMKLELPSGVEVEIKV
- the rplC gene encoding 50S ribosomal protein L3, with translation MSGLIGKKVGMTSIFDENGKNIPCTVIELGPCVVTQVRTEEVDGYSALQLGFDDKAEKRANKAESGHFKKAGVSPKKKVVEFRDFEGDYKLGDTIGVDLFVEGEFVDAIGISKGKGFQGVVKRHGFAGVGQATHGQHNRLRAPGSVGAASYPARVFKGMKMAGRMGTDKVTVQNLKVLKVVPEKNLLVLKGCVPGHKNAYVTIEK